From the Pleurodeles waltl isolate 20211129_DDA chromosome 6, aPleWal1.hap1.20221129, whole genome shotgun sequence genome, the window gggttggcagcagcagcagctgcaatgaaaccccgggaaaggtagtttggcagtacccgggtctgaactagagactcgggggatcatggaattgtctccccaatgccagaatggcattggagtgacaattccatgatcttagacatgttacatggccatgttcggagttaccattgtgacggtatacatatgtcgtgacatatgtatagagcacgcgtgtaatggtgtccccgcactcacaaagtctggggaatttgcccagaacaatgtgggagcaccttggctagtgccagggtgcccacacactaagtaacttagcacccaacctttaccaggtaaaggttagacatataggtgacttataagttatttaagtgcagtggtaaatggctgtgaaataacgtggatgttatttcactcaggctgcaagggcaggcctgtgtaagaattttcagagctacctatgggtggtaaaataaatgctgcagcccatagggatctcctggaaccccaataccctgggtacctcagtaccatatactagggaattataagggtgttccagtatgccaatgtaaattggtgaaattggtcactagcctgttagtgacaatttggaaagaaatgagagagcataaccactgaggttctggatagcagagcctcagtgagacagttagtcataacacaggtaacacatacagggcacacttatgagcactggggccctggctggcagggtcccagtgacacatacaactaaaacaacatatatatatagtgaaatatggggtaacatgccaggcaagatggtactttcctacagcgacccacctcatggaacacctaAACTTCCTAATCCAAACAGACACTAGAACGACCATACGAGGAACTCTTGCATACAGACCCCTGAAATCCTGCCCTGCGTTCAACAAGCCATTGCTGACCGCATCACCTCCCTTAGCCATCGACTCGACAGTCTACTTATTCCTAGGAGATCTGAATTTCCATCTAGATTCCACCAATCTACTAGACAACCTAAGCAAAATCAGACTCAAACTAGGCACCGgccccacacactgcaggccacaccGTGGATCCCATCTTCACAGCCAGCAGAAAAATCAACTTCACCCACACAATGGAGCTTACATGGATCGACCACCACCTGGCACACTATGCCATAACCAGCAGACCGGAGCCGTCCACAACACTCCCACCTCCTCTCCGCAGATGGGGGAACGTCACAGGGTCCCAATGGACCAATGCCCTTCCGTCCAACAAACCCATCCTCTCCGACAACCTCAAACAAGATGCCGGCAACATTTCCAACTGGATGCTCAATGGTGCCAACAAAGTGACCCCTGCAAGGAGCTCCGCCTCCAGAAGATCCAGCAAGCCCGCTagatggttcacccccgaactacaTACGTACACACAAGAGACTACAAAAGGCTAGAAAGACTGTGGCATCACACGAGGAACCTCGCAGGAAGCAGTCGCCCTCATGTCCTCAACCCCCTCCAGCTCACCCAACGACtcctgcccacattacatcttcaacctgagccagaaggaaatcagcagtcTCCTCTCTCGCCCATCTTTAATACCCCCATCAGACCTTccaccatccccaaagcatggaaaCAAGCAGAAATCAAACCACTCCTTAAGAAACCTTCTgccaaccccagcaaactcaaaaataaCCTCCCGATCTCTCTGCTTTCATTCTGGGGCAAGTCCTAGAAAAAGTCATCAACAAGCAGCTCACCGAAGAACTTGAAAAACACACCTTACTGGACTCCTCCCAATGTGTTTTCTGCTCCAACCactgcaccgagaccgcccttatcacCTCAATGGACAACAGGTTCCTCCTTGACCATGGAGAGAAAGCAGTGCTGATCTTTCTAGACCTCTCTGCGGCGTTTAACACCATCTCCCACTTTACCCTCAtccccagactccaccacatcgggatccCAAGCAACGCCCTCAAAAGGATCCAGGCTGCACTCAGAGGGTCCACATCCCACCCTTCACCTCAGAATCTAAGAACATATgaggcatcccacagggatcctctctcagccccacactctttaacgaCGTCTCTGGCCGAGACTGTTCGTTCCCAGTAATACTCTCCCTTTCCGATGACCACGCCTCCCCCAGACATAACTTCAACAAAACCATTAAACATGTCGCCAAAAGGTGAGATCCAACTGTTTGAAACTGAACACGGACAAAACTGAGGTGATCATCTTCAGAAGCAACCCCTCCTAATGCAattactcctggtggccctccatgcTTGGACAACCCCGATAGACCCcgtctgcaacctcagcatcataatAAACAGCAAACTCACATTCAACCAGATAACGCAGTGGCCTCCTCCAGCTCCCACCGCCTCCGCATGCtacggaagattttcaaatggatccccatcgaaaacCATCATCCAAGCCATCGTAGCCAGCAGATTAGACTTTGGAAAAAACCTTTACATCTGACTCCCCGCACAGCTCCTCTACCGCTTTCAAATCATCCAGAATGTATCAGCGAGACTCGTCCTGGACCTCCCCAGAAAGACCTACATCACCCCCCACCTTAGAAGTGTTCACTGGCTAGAGATGCAAATTGAAGGCACTCCCCATcgcttacaaagccctccacaacatcggaccaaagctaatcaaccacagactctccttgcACCAACCAACCAAGGAGCTTTTGTTCAACAACTCGCACACATCCCTGGAGTCCGAGGCAgcagcagaggatgctccttcgtCTACCTcctagccaagacctggaacgacccCCCTTCGAACCTCGCACACCCTCAACTTCAGGAGAAAGCTCAAGACATGGCACTTTGGCGATAAGTAGCTACAAACGCACAGCGACATCTGAGCGCCTGGATACCCCCTGTGGTgataagccatgctttacaaatcctatGATTGACTGATTATGCCACTTTCAGAAGtactgtggcatggtgtgcaaaacaacaatggattaaacccagatctgtgactgggggtgagtgtttgaaaagttttaacactccgtccatcatccttttgttttgctaaagttgccccaagtgggaaggttatgcccaaatgtgggccccttgctaactgtgccactggattcaagctagcctggctgataaagggtgataccctgaaaccggtcccaggatgttttttttccggtccagggaggacctagcctggcagttcgggctggactgttcctatggggaacagtgtcaagactgatttgcacatggctgggtccaatctggggtggcatggtgagcaaaaaaacgatggattaaacccagatctgtgactggggtagagtgtttgaaaagtttaaacactccgtccgtcatacttttgttttgctaacttttagaaatttgacatttttctgcctaaagcctctagcAGCCCTTTCAGAGCTAATTCCCAGCTGCCTCCTAGCAGCCTGATGGTAGGTGTGAACTGCTATCAGGAAAAGGAACATTGGGACCTTGGCTGGGAGGCAGTGTGACCTCCTCCAGACAGGATGGTCTAGGGCATGGATACAAAGTGTGGCTGCCCTGACCTTCACATGTGGCCCCTTGGGTGACaggagcactgggctgctgtttactcaactcagCTCTAAGATATTAAAtagacaatcatttatttcaagttTAACAggtcttaaagaaaggaagtaactagggagtccTGTGCTTCACTTTAGAAACACTTATTTTTAAAAGCATCTTGCtgcaaaaagtgtaaaaatatgaccgTGGCTTCAAAATTCTAAAcgttatttagttaacatgcagaaccgtgTCACCTAAGTACAatttattatatcagtgcattgagaatgtttaatttaaaagtgatagttttcaaacctaAATTTAGAAATATTAATTATTTCTCCTACCCTGACAACAACgccaatagtgaattaaagaggcaagtcagttatgtgtACTTTttaggtggcctgggttcctattatgcacaaacaaaattatagtttattaaatcaaacgcaAGAGGAGGTTTTGTACAACGCACATCTTGCATTTCGAGGTCCTCTTATatcataatgaagaaaaaggagggagagtgaaaataaacatttgcctaggatcacacaatttggggaATTCAGGATTAATTACAGGTTTTATGGTTTCGCATAGTTCAATTccgccactagatgtatatcctttgcttcgccTACATCGATTTTAATACCAATGCCCCCGGCCCCCTCGCCCAACCGCCACctcgctggcatcaatgcggccctggggcacatcacaaaccaaactttttggcccctgggaaaatgttcgAGTACCCCGGGTCTAGGGGATTTGGCCACCAACTCTACCAGTTTCAGAGGGGCAGCCACTGTCACAGGCAGATTTAACTTACACCTAGGCCTGCCTCTGCAATTGTTGAAATAGCCAAAGTGGCACCAATGCAGGGGAAGAGGGGGACCCTACCCCAGAGCTCATTTTTCAGGGGGAGTTCCTCATTTCCCTAAACACACCTCAGAGGTGTGCCCATAGCTCTGACACAGGGAAGGAAGATTCTGATACCTTGGATTTGGCCAGAGAGATGCTGGCAATGCAAGGCTAGAGGTACTGCTTTACCTAATTCTTCTTTAGTGCCACCTTTCCCACCTGCCATGAACCAGGAAGCAACTGGTTAGCAGTCTTCTTCCCCAGTTAGACCCCCTTATATAATACTGccaacaacaacacacaacatcaaGGAAAATCAATTTTTCGTTGCATCTTTATTTTCCGATTGACAGAGTGCAGAGAAGTGGCCCATCCTGCGCTTTCAGTCCTCTGGGGATGCTGTTCAGTTTCCACCCTCTGCCTGCTGGGCACGCAAGAAGCTGGCCTTTTTCTGCGCCACTCGATCCTGTCGCTGGCTGCGTGACAATTTTGCCCGATTCCAGCTGTGTGCAAAAACAGATGTAGTTTAGAGCCATACTACTGAATCACAATATTTAGCGTTATTTACTAGAGGGGTAGTTAGCGTTATTTACTAGAGGGGTAGGAAGTTCAGCACTCTCCTCAGCCAGTCAACTACGCAGTCTTAGACGCACTACTCACCGTTTCACCTTCACCTCCTTCGGCGGTTTCTTCTCCATCACTGGGTTAGAGCGGATTCCAGAGTGGGCCGTCTGGTATATCGCTTCCAACTGTAGGGGGTCAAGACCAGAGAGAGTGACCCTCAAGAGCTTCACAGTGGCAAGAACCATTGACGATTTTATGTCCCATCCCACAGCCTAGGTGGCTGCACAGTGCTTCATGCCCGTGGAGTGTAAGACTAGGAATGAAGTGTGAGCTGGGTAACTCTGGATGACAGCAGTCAATAGTGCTGAgagcagtgtgtggtttgcccgtAACAAGCAGTGCCAACAAGAATAAGATGAACTGCGAGACACGGATGAATCACCAGCAAAGCCTCTCGTGTGGCAGGACCAAGCAAGGCATGGCAACTGTGTAGGTATCAGGATAAACAGAAATAGCACGTTTCTTGCTTTGAACTGCATGCTCACTGGGAGGTAACATCTAGTGTTCTAATTCCAGCCCTACAATATCTGGGGGAAaggcagctcctcctcccccattattCCAGTACGCTTGCTTTACTGTTATAACTCTAGCCTTGGAATATAAATTCCACAAGTCTTTTTTAGGAAGGAGTAAAAAGTAGTAATCTTGCTTTGCAGAAAAAGCTGCGCTAATGGCATAGGTCAGGGCAGAAAATTAGGAATACCCCCAAGAAACCAAGAGAATATGATATATCTAGTGTCCAAGACAAGATGCTGTCTAGTCATTTAAAGTGAAATCAGCCTAGTAGCTTAAACTGGGATGTGAAGATGTGGCTGAGATCTGGCAGAGGGGGCAACTCTTTATGATGATTATAGGAGCCAAGCACAGATGTCTcgtggctatgtttggatgtgagCAGTGCCTATGATGGCAGTGTAACATGGGCATCCAAGGTCTTAGGATGGCTTCCAAGCTTGACCAAACTGTAATCCCCCCCACTCAAAAATGGTGCTGAACTGGAGCCATTGATTTATCTACCAAAATTGTGACTGGTTAAAAATGCAGTAAGGAAAATAGTCGTAAATGGTGTGTTGTGCTCACAGGGATTTGTACTGTGCTGTTTGGCTAACAGTATTGCCCTGCAGCACTGTGGGGACTGGGCACCTTTACACTTTGTTCTCAAGGATCCAAAGAGCAGAAACTGTTTTTAGTTGAGGCTGATTATCAGTAATGTTGGCTAGGTTTATATTTTGTGCCTATGTTTGATTGTAGGTACGTTGTTATGGttcatgttgggtgtgtgtagcTAGGGATTCCTCTGCCATTTAAAGGACTGATGTGCTCACCTTAGGGATGTGTATTTGTAAATTAGTCTATGGTGGCTTTTAAACTAGACTGGCCGTGGGGTGCTTGATTATTTAGATAAGTGGTGTCTTGGAAAGGTATATACTTTTAAGGAAAGTGAAGTGGTGAGCTCAAGTAAATGGCCCCTAAAACGTGCTATATGTGCGAGCGTAGTTATGACTAATGTGTGCTATTGGAGGTAGCAACTGTTTACGATTATACGTGATAGTTTTATGATCTCGGTAAAACCAAACTATATGAACGATATAAGCTAGCTTATGAGTGCATTGTGTTCTGTCTTATGCATTCTGTTGTCTGTTATTTAGTGTAACATACTTTTAAAAGCACATCGACTTCTTAGGACTATTTGCATACATACAGCGCTGCACAACCCTATGCAACACCATGAGTCATGTAAAGCTGTGTTTTACCTGGTGTCATGTTGAGAGTTTCTTGTTACCCAACTACATGGAAATTCAGAACTGTGTGAGAGACAGGTtatcaggggtctgtaaacagttGCATTTAGAGTTTGTTGTTGGTAGAATGGCAATGCTGCTACACATGTGGCAATACCTACCTATGGGATTTACCTACAcggtgctgagtgtgtgtgcaaggAGCTTTGCCTGTGCCCTTCTGGATGCGGGGTATAGATCTATTGATTTTCTGCCCACCAAGACCCAGGTGCAAGTTTATCCCTCGAGAGGAAAGCATAGGGCAGACAATGCAGACACACAGATCTGACAGAAGCCGCCACACTTAACAGGCGGCAAATGTTCAAGTACAGGGATGCTATTCCATGACTGTGATGCATTCAAGGCAGGGACCTCAGCATGGGCCAACTAGACTTCTCACAGCTGATCCTCACAATCACCCTCGCTTACTAGCCTGAAACGCCTACCACCATTATACTGAAAAGAGAGACACTGCATCCAACACATTTTAGGGACAATGAATAATTCAGAATACAAAATCCTAGAATTGTCCTGTGAATTTCTTTTTCCAACTCAgatctttttttttccaaataatttgTTTTGTTGGGTATCCAAAgtgaaagtaaaaaacaaaaaaactcctcaGTGGAATGGTTATGGTTGCAATCCCAAAAGTCTCATGAGAAAATGCAACAAAAGACAATTGTAGTTAACCAACAAATCCTAAACTTGGGCCTAATCCCAGATCAGAGTACAAGCACAAGGTTACCACAACAGATGCGCAGGTCTTCTACTGGGGAGGATCCAAACTCTGTTCTTCTATATCCTACATGAATCCAAAGATATTTGTAAAGGTTGCCTCACCCACGACTTATCAAGGTGCACTTAACCAGTGGTGGGAATTCCTATATAAAGTTACCACTGGATGTTAGCAGGCATCCAAATATGTAATAAAAATATCTAAGGGTATACCCTTAGGGTACTCCCTTTATTCTGCGAGTATCCTTGATATgattaaaaagaaagatttttgGATGTTTGATGAAAGTCGATGGTTCATCTATCCAGAGTTtttgtcaacatgttttggctgAATCAAAAGCCCACAGGTCTTCTTCAGAGCTCCTACAATCCCTGCTTGTTTATACATTCATGTCATGCTCAATTATGAGGAACATGGTGATCATACCTCTTTAttcactttttgtgattcacctGCAGAAGTAATTCATTGCAAAATAACATACGATTGTTATATGCAACAGTGATCTATTTGAAATAACACATTCACCCCTTCCTCATGAAAACTGCAaacatcaacatactaaaatagcGTAACAGTGGATTGTGCAGGATGTCACTGcccatcacacatgcatacaattaAGTGACCCTATACTGATGTTTGAAAAAGGTTGTACACTTTTAATTAGagcaaaacactttggcaaaaACTCTAGATAAATGAACTATTGACTATCACCAAACATCCAAAATTCTTATTTTTAATCAGCTCTAGGGTACTTACAGAATAAAGGGAATCCCCTATGGGTATAATGTGATATTTATATTACATATCTGAATCTCTGCTAACATCCAGTAACAACTTATATAGGAACCCCCACTAGTTGTGCCTGCCAAGGTAGTATTACCTACTTTAGTGTGGACTGACTGcttataatgaagcatgccacggtatgttgtgggtgaggcgaCCTTTCCAAATATCTTTGAATGCCAGTACGATAGACTTAAGATCCTCCCCAGCAGAAGACCTGAGCATCTGCTGGGTTGAACAGTATTTTGGAAGTAAAGTGTTCTAacatttatttcctctttctatccaTCTGTGAATTCACTCCTAAAACTAACACTTTCAAGAATCTTAAGCCATCACTAAGGGGCCAAGTGAAGTCTAATCCCAACCATACTTTTCAATATCTGATCTAATAAAAAATACAAGGTTTTCAATATAGcctatttaaaaatgaaaatactgCAACTCAACATATTTGATTTTGCGTTTTTGGGTGTTTCTGTTTTCTTACATGTTTGCCATTATCGCTAAAATGACTGGAGTTCATTTCCTTGAGTAAAGAGGAGTGTAATGCACGTGTATGCTCCACGAGGCCATCTCTGCTTCGCCCTTACCATGTCAGCAGCGACGCCATGCTTGATGTACTGTGAGAACTGCTTCTTGAAGAGCTCCTCGTCGTCCTCTGCCAGCTGCTTCATGTAGTCGCTCACATTCTGCCCGTAGATGTGGcgccggtgtgtgtctgggtgaaaCTCCTTGCTCTCCGAGTCATAGCCAGGGAACCTCTTCATGCtgcaggaagagaggaaggagtcaGGCCCTAGCAACCAGCCGCGAGCATGGCATATCATCACTGGCACGGGCACTCTATGGATACCTGTGCGGGATGGCGATCCCTCCGTCCACTGCTCCTTTCAGAACACTGAAGACCCGGTTCCCAGTCGTGGTTCTGGTCAGCCCGGCGTCCAGAAAGCAGGTGAATGCACCTGGCTGGCCGTCGACACTCTCTACATTGTACTCATCCCCTGTGATCTCCACCTGCCCCTCGTACACTTTGTCCAGTCCAAACTTGTTCAGCAGCTGAAAAGAGGTGGTTGGCACCGATTAAAGGGTGGGATAGCCAGTACCATCGCAGGGAAAAAGAACAAGAGCCCGAGAGGCAAGCAATGCTATTGTACTCAGAGACTGCTTCTACAAGACACGAATGCAGGCACATAAATGATAGCAGTAGTCCACATGTAAGGCTGCGGTCACTTGCAGATCACCTAATGCGTGGTGGACACAGCTTCAGAATGATTAAAGCACAAGCATGATATACAGATAGGTCAACAAAAAGCTGCTCGCTCAATGAAACTTTCCGTCATCCCATGTGCGGCAGGGTGTACCACATGGTGAAAGCCCACCAGTGGCCTCAGCGCTGTCCGGCGAGAGGGTTAATACCATTACTTAAAAAGTTCCACTAAAGACAATGAACAGCAACCACACATCAGCATGCAACACACTAGCCGCCTAGAGTCTTACCCTGCGGGCCAAGAGCAGGCCGGTGCAATAAGCTGCTGCATAGTTGGTCAGCCCGACTTTCACGCCATATCTGGGGAGCTCATGTGAGTATGCAGCGCTTACAATCATGTCTCCCTCAATTCTGGCGAACGCTATCtgcagagagaaagaaaggagaacaGAACTTATTGCACACATAGGCATAATACTAACAGCTGCAAAAACTCATCACACACCACATCTTGTGGGGCTTCTCTCAGTCAACCTACAGAGAAGGTAATTCACTGCAGGCTACAACCTACAGAGAAGGGAATTCACTACAACCTACAGAGAAGGGAATTCACTGCAGGCCACAACCTACAGAGAAGGGAATTAACTGCAGGCCACAACCTACAGAGAAGGGAATTCACTGCAGGCCACAACCTACAGAGAAGGGAATTCACTGCAGGCCACAACCTACAGAGAAGGGAATTCACTGCAGGCCACAACCTACAGAGAAGGGAATTCACTGCAGACTACAACCTACGAAGAAGGGATTCACTGCAGGTCGCAACCTATGAGAAGGGATTCACTGCAGGTCGCAACCTATGAGAAGGGATTCACTGCAGGTCGCAACCTATGAGAAGGGATTCACTGCAGGTCGCAACCTATGAGAAGGGATTCACTGCAGGTCGCAACCTATGAGAAGGGATTCACTGCAGGTCGCAACCTATGAGAAGGGATTCACTGCAGGTCGCAACCTATGAGAAGGGATTCACTGCAGGTCGCAACCTATGAGAAGGGATTCACTACAGGCTACAACCTACGGAGAAGGGATTCACTGCAGCCTACAACCTACGGAAAAGGGATTCACTGCAGCCTACAACCTACGGAAAAGGGATTCACTGCAGCCTACAACCTACGGAAAAGGGATTCACTGCAGCCTACAACCTACGGAAAAGGGATTCACTGCAGCCTACAACCTACGGAAAAGGGATTCACTGCAGCCTACAACCTACGGAAAAGGGATTCACTGCAGCCTACAACCTACGGAAAAGGGATTCACTGCAGCCTACAACCTACGGAGAAGGGATTCACTGCAGCCTACAACCTACGGAGAAGGGATTCACTGCAGGCCACAACCTACGGAGAAGGGATTCACTGCAGGCCACAACCTACGGAGAAGGGATTCACTGCAGGCCACAACCTACGGAGAAGGGATTCACTGCAGGCCACAACCTAGGGAGAAGGGATTCACTGCAGGTCACAACCTAGGGAGAAGGGATTCACTGCAGGTCACAACCTAGGGAGAAGGGATTCACTACAGGCCACAACCTACGGAGAAGGGATTCACTGCAGACTACAAGTTACGGAGAAGGGATTCGCTGTAAGCTACAACCTACGGAGAAGGGATTCTCTGCAGGCTACAAACGACGGAGAAGGGATTCACTGCAGGCTACAAACGACAGAGAAGGGATTCACTGCAGGCTACAAACGACAGAGAAGGGATTCACTGCAGGCTACAAACGACAGAGAAGGGATTCACTGCAGGCTACAAACGACAGAGAAGGGATTCACTGCAGGCTACAAACGACAGAGAAGGGATTCACTGCAGGCTACAAACGACAGAGAAGGGATTCACTGCAGGCTACAAACGACAGAGAAGGGATTCACTGCAGGCTACAACATGCGGAGAAGGGATTCACTGTAGGCTACAACATGCGGAGAAGGTATTCACTGTAGGCTACAACATGCGGAGAAGGTATTCACTGTAGGCTACAACATGCGGAGAAGGGATTCACTGTAGGCTACAACCAACGGAGAAGGGATTCACTGAATGCTACAACCTACGCAAAAGGGATTCACTGCAGGCTACAGCCTACGGAGAAGGGATTCACTGCAGGCCACAACCTATACGGAGAAGAGATTCACTGCAGGCCACAACCTACGAAGAAGGGATTCACTGAAGGGTACAACCTACGAAGAAGGGATTCACTGCAGGGTACAACCGACGGGGAAGGTATTCACACCAGGCTGCAACCTACGGAGAAGGGATTCACTGCAGGCCACAACCTAAGGAGAAAGGATTCACTGCAGGCCACAACCTAAGGAGAAAGGATTCACTGCAGGCTAGACAACCTACGGAGAAGGGATTCACTGCAGGCTAGACAACCTACGGAGAAGGGATTCACTGCAGGCTAGACAACCTATGGAGAAGGGATTCACTGCAGGCTAGACAACCTACGGAGAAGGGATGCACTGCAGGCTAGACAACCTACGGAGAAGGTATGCACTGCAGGCTAGACAACCTACGGAGAAGGGATGCACTGCAGGCTAGACAACCTACGGAGAAGGGATTCACTGCAGGCTACCACTTGCAGAGGTACATGCATCTTTTAACACGCTCTTATGTATGCCATCACCAACCTACGGAGAAGGGATTCACTGAAGGCTGCAACCTGGGAAGAAGGGATTCACTGCAGGCTACAAACTAGGGAGAAAGGATTCACTGCAGGTCACAAACTACAGAGAAGGGACTCGCTGCAGGCTACCACTTGCAGAGTTACATGGATCTTTTAACACGGTCTCATGTATGCCATCACCAATCCATGGATTCTGCACCTTGTTCACTGGTTTTTAAGGTTGCATGGCAAAGATGTAAGAATATCAAAAAGACAATATTTGTGCAGCCTAACAAACAAGCATGGAACCTATAAATGAAACGTATAGCATTCCCTGTGCAGTTGTATCATGGAAATGAAACGTGTAGCATTCCCTGTGCAGTTTTATCATGGAAAATACAATGAATTGAAAAGTAACACAAACTAGCTTTTGTTTATGACCTTTATGTTCCACACTGACTTCTATCCCTCTTAGTTTGTCCTTCCCCTCTTAGGTGATGTAAAGTAAATTTTTCCTTTACCAGTGTACTTGGGAAACTACTTCATTTGTGCAATACACGGACAAGCAGCAAAACAGCCCATGCTAATACATAATCCAACCTTAGGATCTGCAACCAAGCTGTACTAGGGTTTAACCTTTATAGAGCTTTAAGGCTTCAACTATCTCA encodes:
- the LOC138301408 gene encoding large ribosomal subunit protein uL18B-like, translated to MGFVKVVKNKAYFKRYQVKFRRRREGKTDYYARKRLVIQDKNKYNTPKYRLIVRITNRDIISQIAFARIEGDMIVSAAYSHELPRYGVKVGLTNYAAAYCTGLLLARRLLNKFGLDKVYEGQVEITGDEYNVESVDGQPGAFTCFLDAGLTRTTTGNRVFSVLKGAVDGGIAIPHSMKRFPGYDSESKEFHPDTHRRHIYGQNVSDYMKQLAEDDEELFKKQFSQYIKHGVAADMLEAIYQTAHSGIRSNPVMEKKPPKEVKVKRWNRAKLSRSQRQDRVAQKKASFLRAQQAEGGN